The nucleotide window ttaaatgtcatgtctcgGGAAAAGAAAGAATCTTTTTTACTGCCAATCTTCCGCTCaaacactccagtccagtaggtggcagtaatcTAAAGTAGCGatcatcttaaaaataatattcataataaactgtttttttgttttgttttctgaagTCTGTTTGTAATTTCTGTAGAAGGTGCTGTATAATTTCTAAAGAATTCCTTGATATTAGATTCAAACATTTATTTCCCCATAACAACTTTAAAAAGTGCGACTCGATTCTAAATCAAAAACAGCAGGCACTGAATCATAAAATCGAATTAAATCGCACAGCTCTACAATATTACTGTGTATTGGATTCGGCTGATTTCTTCATTTCAAGCTTGAGTGGGCATTCTTCTGGCCCAGAAATAAGCCCCACCCACAGAGAGCAcgtaataaacaaaatatagaatatagatGGGAGAATTAATTGATTCCGTTAGGCATCACGATTCTTCAATGTATCGCCACAGACTctaaagtaaattttttaaaatacatatttaaattatatacagtatgttcgtgtttaaagcagtaatatgttgcagttcctctataaccCTACAGCATCCCGTATTGTGGGAGCAGATTAATTCCTAAGGATGTTGCTTAAAATTGTAAcgaaatcttaaaaaaaaaatatatatatatatataaaatcaggatatttataatatCGTGATACTttcagaatcgcaatacaaatcgaatcgcaTCAGGAGGTTTTTGGTGATCCCCACACCGAGGATATAATTTCAGCATTGGAGAATGGAGGTCAGAAGGTTAGTTAAGGCTTGTTAAGGTTTTTATTGCACTTGCACTTCAACCCATAGGCAGCAGGGAGCGCAATCTGCTAGTAAACTACTCCTTTAGCCAGTCACTCGAGCTTTCAAACCGCAAGGCTTTCTCGTGTAATATATAAAACTCCGCACACTCAGATGACTGTAGATACATCAAGTAAGTAATTCAATACTAATAAACGACATTATTGCTTTGTTGCTTTCGATTTGTTTGCTGATGCTTCGTAACAGAAGACAGACTGAACGTCATGTGCAGGTTGAAGGCACTTGTTAGTGAGAACATAGTTTCCAAATGTTTCCAGCAGCACTGCCACTCACTCAGCACAGATCATCATGGcaatgaattattaatgtttaaactCCTGACTCAATTATTACATCATTTACAAAGTGGGGAGGAATcatgaggggtcgccacagcggactatctgatccgcacacaacttggcacaggttttacgctggcgcaaccctcccatttaatccgggcttgggaccggcactgcatccagcggctggggtttgggcactagGTATAAACTGAACCCAGGCCATCCGCATGGCAGCTAAGAAagctaccactgagccaccagcaCCCATGTATATAATgatatagattaaaaaaaacaaggagtTAAGAGGTGCCAAAATGTCTGGTCTGAAAATTCACAAGAACTATATCGCAAAGTAAAAGTCTGGAGAGAatcctatttttaaaaaattgctgcTTTCCTTTAATCGGGCTTTGAGACCAAGCAAGTTGTCTTGCTTTCTACTGGTTCACAAGACCACGGCGAGTGACTTTACACATCAAAATTTACATGGAAAAAATGCAGCATTTAACTAAACTCCGAACTGGGAACTCGGAATTATTACATCATTTACACAGTGGGGATGAATCATGGCCATCTCCATGTTTTTCaggtttttaaatgtacatgttCCTGATCAAAACAGTAAAGTGTGAAGTCGACGTCATATAATTAACCGTTACACCCTTAATCATATGATTAAGGGTGTAACGGTGCGCGAATCGGCGTGCGTCGTGATCCAAGTAAATACACTTTAGCTTTAAGTAATGATGGGCGATTTTCTTCATTAATTCAGTTCATTCGATCGTTAATTACATTTAGACAGGAAGCGCCTGTGGATGTGGagcacaatattaaaatattaaaagatccATAGATATGGAACTTGTACAGGTTCAAAAagaaatgaacacacacacacacacactcattgtctataccgctttatcctgtatttagggtcacctacaccaggagacttgggcccaaggcggggtacaccctggacagggtgccaatccatcgcagtgtgcacacacacacacacacactcatttacacactacgggcaatttgggaacgacaattaacctaacctacatggttctatggactgtgggaggaaaccggagtacccggaggaaacccaccaagcacggggagaacatgcaaactccatgcacacagagacaggaattgagcctggctgggaatcaaacctgcaccctggaggtgaaaggcaacagtgctaaccactacaccactgtccCGCCAAGAGATGAACaagtatatttaatatataattcgGCGTACTAAGCGGTAGCTGGGCGGACAGAGATACGTCATTTCCGACCTCTGTGCATTCCATAGACCATGCTTGGGTTCTGGGGAAATAAACTAGGCAGCTAACTCGAGTGACaacgtactgtatattttccttcctaaacatatatatatatgcaccattatatttattcttatttgtaccaccgtggtaggacctccagttagttaacattcacacacttacatGCTACGCTCAATCTGGGAacgcaaattagcctaatctgcatgtctttggactgagggaggaaactggagaacccagagggaacccaccaagcacagggagaacatgcaaacttcatgcacacagagaccccAAGACCCTGGGAATCAACCCCAGACCtgggaggtgcaaggcaagtGTGTTAACccctaatatatttatttactgaaaACCATGACCTCTAAACCATGGTATGTACAGAACTGTGAATTTTGTGTACTGTTACACCCCCAATGTTGATTGTTCTATCTAAGTCCTAAGGAAAGACTGTCCTGGCTTTCTAAAATTCAGAGTTCAGTTAATGTTTTTTCTATGTTGGAGGTCAGAGATTGCCCTTCGATGGATTGGTCCTCATCCAGGACGTACCCCTCCTACCCCTCctagtgccccaagtctcctggggtaggctccagactccctgcgaccctgtacaggataagcggtatagagaatgtGTAAGTGAGAGGTCAGTGATCCGAGTCCTAAGTTAATCGACagggtaaaaagtaaaaagtgaaaTGAAAGCAACTTTTGTTTCTAAATCCTGTTTTATCTGAGGAAGTGGAAACGCTTATAACTTTGTAGTCTCTTATAGTTGTAGCCTAAACAGCAAGGTTTCATAAAAATAGTACGGCTATACTGTAAACGTATacgcattattatttataatacctTAATAAACATCGGTCGCTTCAGTCTCAGAGTGATTACTGCCCTCTCTGGTAGAAACCTGTACTGCAACTAAATAATGAAATGTTGACCTCAgaaataaacttattattattattataatctttCCAAATGTAGCCAAGCCACCAGGACGATCTATGTATACGTTTAGTTCTTTTTTCGTTTGTGCGCTACGAGAAGTGTCTCACTCATTTTATTTCCTCTTGCTAGAAATATCTTCCTTAAACCACATCAAGAttgatgacacacacactcacagtcacATGCAGATGTGCCTTAGGATGCAGTGTGACTCAGTGTCATCTTTATATATATGAAGAAATCTTCAGTATAGTGTTATCATTCGGCCATCGAGTTTGTTATTATGGTCTGCctaattaaaaaatgatttcAGCCCTTAATAAAAAACGGGCAAGTATCCGctcaaaactaaaataaatccaCAGAGACACCTCTTCTTAGGAGGcttccaggaaaaaaataaaatcctaataGTGTTGCTGTATGGTggtgtgtttaaaaattatttagagTCTGCGACTGGAGTGACTGCCCCGCTCCGTCTctcctcttcatcatcatcatcatcatcgtcgttGAGGAAAAAGAGCGGGAACATCCCGAGCAGGCAGCCGATGGTGACGCCGATCGCCTTGCCCTGCACACGAGCACATCCGGAGTTATAACCCACAGTGATACGAGCTCAAGCAGacacacatgtatataaacacacagacGTCTTACAAGGTGTGAGCTGAGTCTGGTCTGCCACATGTCAGCCTGTTTGGGTGTTAGATCAGGAATCTGCATCCCCAACCGGGAGCATAGAGCCTCCACATAACCCGctaggctacacacacacacacacacacacaattgaaaTACTTAGTAATTtgtgtaatatgtaatatgggagtgtgtgtgtttattcagtCTTTTACCCAAGTCCAGCCAAGTCTGAGACCAGGTTTCCCAATGCTGCCGCTGCAATCACAGAACACAACTGTTagtcacaacacacacacacacacacacacacacacacacatacacatacgagggtgagtcaaaaactATCCTTACTCCAGTCATATTAAATCTCCTGTATTATacattgattgttttttttttcatggtctgAAACGACTAAAACTGGTGCCGAAACGACtcacagaagagcataaactgtagcgatactctaaggaaggtgaaagtttcttaaagagaatcattaccagtgacgagacacggattcatcactacgcgtctgagagtaaacggaacggaaacatcctcaatcaccgacCGAGAAAAAGTCGAAAAGAAAAAGACCATCAGCGTgaaaattcatcaacgcttACAGTTTTTTGGGATTCTCAtctcaagggccagaagtattggaacattatcaggaaaaagctTCACCAATCATCAGtcctcgttacagtgagatgcttattgaagagctggaGAGTAAACTTCGGATTGAACACGGAGGACTGATATCGGACTgataaaacgtttttttttttttttttatgatgagaAAATAGAAAAGCTTGTCGACAGATGGACCAAGATGTAATTGTCATTTCTAaaaggtaattaaaataaaatctacagtCAGGATCATTTTATAAACGCCCATACAAATGTACATCTCAGTTCTAGCACAAAACAAAAGCGTAACGTTAATCCTAATAACTCTTCGGCTCTTGCAGTTTGGGACACGCCCTGAACATCCGCGCTGCTGGGGGAATCTGATGATATtgacaataaaactatttttagaaGCCAGTGTTTACACTACACAGTGTGAAAATGCTGGTAGAAACAGTTCTGGATGGAATTTTCCCCGAACACACGCTGTCCTCACACTTTGGTGTGACTGAGTGTTAGCTGTTCGCGCTTACGCTGCACTTTACCACCTCGCTACACACTCCCATGACGGTACACACCCCCGTGTTTTCTGAAGCGGAGTGATTATTAACAGGTCAAGTTTCAACACGAAGCAgactttttttaagaaacaattgggaatgaatgaatgaaacatACAGCGTGTGAAAGTCAGCGCACATTGTAAACTAGCCCTTCGGTCGTGAGTGTACCTGCCATGGTCGATATTCCAAACGTCACTCCGATGGACAGCTCAATCTGGGTGCCCTGTAAACGCACATGAATAATCACaatcaataataaaacaaattcccTAACACACATTTAACAATCTCATAATGTCTGTGCAGGAGTCAAGGAGTCAGTGCTAATCCCTGATCCTGGATCGGTTCGGATGTAAACACTTGAAACCCCGAAATCAGCTCCTTTTACTGAAGCACTGAACCACTGAAGAAGCCCATAGCACTTACTGCAGCAATCATGATGGCGTTGTCCAAGAAGCCGAAGCCGACGAACGGGATGGCATTGTGAAGGAgcactgaaacaaacaaaacaaatacacacatctCGCATCAGTGAATGAGTCTTGTCTATGTGATTATATACACAACTGCGTAAAAGTAAGAATTTCCACGGCTACtgaagtacatttacatttccatTGGATCATTTGGcggacgctcttatccagagcgacttacatttttatctcattacatatctgagcagttgagggtaaagggccttgctcaagggcccaacagtggcaacttggtggttgtgaggtttggacctgggatcttccgaaccgtaggccaatgccttaaccactgagctacccctgacccctacATTTACAGCAGATTTACAGTGTTGCCTAATACCGTCAGCCAATTTCCGTCTCACGTGAGCACTACTTAATGAAGTCCATTATGTTTAAACTGTAACAAGGTCTAATTGCTTGGTGCCCAGGATTGTCTGCTGTCTCCTGGAATGCTGGCAGTGCCCTGCTGGAAACCAAATGCAGCACTGGTACCGCTATACCTCCACGCCCTGAAATAAGCACCAGAGAGTAAGGGAAGCCTGGAGACAACcaaaagagagaaagggaagcCCGAAGACAACCGAAAGAGAGGAAGGGAAGCCCGGAGACAAGCACCAGAGAGAAAGGGAAGCCCGGAGacaacaaaaagagagaaagggaagcCCGGAGACAACcaaaaaagagaaagggaaGCCCGGAGACAAGCACCAGAGAGAAAGGGAAGCCCGGAGACAACCAAAATAGAGAAAGGGAAGCCCGGAGACAAGCACCAGAGAGAAAGTGAAGCCCGGAGacaacaaaaagagagaaagggaagcCCGGAGACAACCAAAATAGAGAAGGGGAAGCCCGGAGacaacaaaaagagagaaagggaagcCCGGAGACAACcaaaaaagagaaagggaaGCCCGGAGACAAGCACCAGAGAGAAAGGGAAGCCCGGAGACAACCAACATAGAGAAAGGGAAGCCCGGAGACAAGCACCAGAGAGAAAGTGAAGCCCGGAGACAACAAAAAGAGAGGAAGGAAAGCCCGGAGACAACCAAAATAGAGAAGGGGAAGCCCGGAGGCAACCAAAAGAGAGGAAGGGAAGCCCGgagacaaccaaaaaaaaaaaaagggaagccCGGAGACAAGCACCAGAGAGGAAGGGAAGCCCGGAGA belongs to Clarias gariepinus isolate MV-2021 ecotype Netherlands chromosome 2, CGAR_prim_01v2, whole genome shotgun sequence and includes:
- the tmem65 gene encoding transmembrane protein 65, with the protein product MFFPTMLRFCLRRTLSLSVRGAQKRWLGTHKHKEKLELLNTSKGAKDFIYSLHAAERKCLLRELQNFESIAIAQEKLESSPPSASQLRYVLLHNAIPFVGFGFLDNAIMIAAGTQIELSIGVTFGISTMAAAALGNLVSDLAGLGLAGYVEALCSRLGMQIPDLTPKQADMWQTRLSSHLGKAIGVTIGCLLGMFPLFFLNDDDDDDDEEERRSGAVTPVADSK